In Amia ocellicauda isolate fAmiCal2 chromosome 16, fAmiCal2.hap1, whole genome shotgun sequence, the following proteins share a genomic window:
- the LOC136711469 gene encoding zinc finger protein 271, whose protein sequence is MEEKLSSLHPVYMAEAGPQRHNPAQSEHRREGLNHPDPVNTTENIDIKSVVKLEYTEVQLSETDTLNVSEPHIDLLQDTILDCITYKTETELQSVKHENTETELDTSQLDQYREDNRSRGQQPEQRIPPQEEMRPCSVRLERLLLPQRSKSFSTYRSLAVNKDTAEFTGDHENCNYCAQCGTSFRIASHLKIHQCHHMGERLYCCEQCETEFCKSGSLKSHQNIHTGNQHHSCDQCKKLFITSEELKIHYQSHMVNRPHSCDQCGKSFMRSSYLRIHMQIHTGESPYNCSHCGKGFCSSSKLNSHLRMHTGERPYRCAQCGKNFSQSGHLKLHQKIHTGERPYSCDQCGKCFITLGELRKHCRVHTGERPYSCDQCGKSFMLSGHLKRHYRVHTGEKPHICDQCGKGFSTSGHLKKHYQVHTGQGMCKCSQCGKSFSRICSLKLHQKIHTGERPYRCNQCGKGFIVSAELRRHFRVHTGERPFTCNQCGKDFMASGELKTHYRVHTGERPYSCDQCGKDFMASGDLKKHYRFHTGERPYSCSQCGKGFMASGDLKKHYRVHTGERPYSCSQCGRSFGYLHTYKAHQKIHSGERPPL, encoded by the coding sequence ATGGAGGAGAAGCTCAGTAGTTTGCACCCTGTCTATATGGCAGAGGCAGGACCTCAGAGGCACAATCCAGCACAGTCTGAGCACAGAAGAGAGGGGCTCAATCATCCGGATCCAGTGAACACTACTgaaaatattgacattaaaTCTGTGGTTAAACTGGAGTACACAGAAGTGCAACTGAGTGAAACTGATACATTGAATGTTTCGGAACCGCACATTGACCTACTCCAAGATACCATTTTGGATTGTATCACTTATAAAACAGAGACTGAGCTCCAGTCTGTTAAACATGAGAACACAGAGACTGAGCTAGATACCTCCCAGCTGGATCAATACAGAGAGGACAATAGAAGCAGAGGACAACAGCCAGAACAAAGGATTCCTCCTCAGGAGGAAATGAGGCCTTGCTCAGTGAGATTGGAGAGACTGTTATTGCCACAAAGAAGTAAAAGCTTCAGCACTTACAGATCACTGGCAGTGAACAAAGACACAGCAGAGTTCACTGGAGACCATGAGAACTGTAATTACTGTGCACAGTGTGGAACAAGCTTCAGAATAGCCTCACATCTTAAAATACACCAGTGCCACCACATGGGAGAAAGACTGTACTGCTGTGAACAATGTGAAACAGAATTCTGCAAATCAGGTAGCTTGAAGTCACACCAGAACATTCACACAGGAAATCAACATCACAGCTGTGATCAGTGCAAGAAGCTTTTCATTACATCAGAAGAACTCAAAATACATTACCAAAGTCACATGGTAAATAGACCTCACAGCTGTgatcagtgtgggaagagtttcatgAGATCATCCTACCTTCGAATACACATGcaaattcacacaggagagagccCATATAACTGTAGTCACTGTGGAAAGGGCTTCTGTAGTTCATCAAAGCTTAATTCACACTTGCGAATGCACACAGGGGAGAGACCGTACCGCTGTGCTCAGTGTGGGAAGAATTTCTCTCAATCAGGACATCTTAAGTTACACCAGAAAATTCATACAGGAGAGAGACCTTACAGCTGTGATCAGTGTGGGAAGTGTTTCATTACTTTAGGAGAACTGAGGAAACATTGTAgagttcacacaggagagaggccCTACAGCTGTgatcagtgtgggaagagtttcatgTTGTCAGGACACCTGAAGCGACATTATCgagttcacacaggagagaaacctcACATCTGTGATCAGTGTGGCAAGGGTTTCAGTACATCAGGACATCTAAAGAAACATTACCAAGTTCACACAGGACAGGGGATGTGCAAATGTagtcagtgtgggaagagtttcagtCGTATATGTAGTCTTAAGTTACACCAGaaaattcacacaggagagcgACCCTATAGATGTAATCAGTGTGGGAAGGGTTTCATTGTATCAGCAGAACTGAGACGACATTTTCgagttcacacaggagagagaccattcACCTGTAATCAGTGTGGGAAGGATTTCATGGCATCAGGAGAACTGAAGACACATTATCgagttcacacaggagagagaccatacAGCTGTGATCAGTGTGGGAAGGATTTCATGGCATCAGGAGATCTGAAAAAACATTATCGatttcacacaggagagagaccatacAGCTGTAGTCAGTGTGGGAAAGGTTTCATGGCATCAGGAGATCTGAAGAAACATTATCGAGTTcatacaggagagagaccatacAGCTGTAGTCAGTGTGGGAGGAGTTTCGGTTACTTGCATACTTACAAGGCACACCAGAAAATTCACTCTGGAGAAAGACCTCCATTGTGA